In the Populus trichocarpa isolate Nisqually-1 chromosome 1, P.trichocarpa_v4.1, whole genome shotgun sequence genome, AACCCCACTGTAACTTTAGTCTTCACCATACTCAACCAATGGCAAGAACTTTCTCTAGTAATCAATGCCAAGTGATAGGATAAGGATATCTgtcaaaatattgattaattaaatagattagaaTTAAGCAGCATTTTTGCTAATGGGCTACATGGGTGGGTCTTATCATTGATTTAGGAACTGCAGATTTCTTGATGTGGACTGAACTCTACTGCCATAAGCCTACAAGTCCATGTACTCGTGATGGCATGGATGCCATCACTGCTTTGCATGGACAAGCCCCTAGGGAACACACTGCTGCAAATTTGCTTAAAAGGATTTACCATTGCCAAGTATACTAAAACGCTAAGGAATTCACTGTAACAGTGAACAGTGCCAGGAAGAATTTCTCcaatttcaactatttttttcaatgtcccAACCTTTTATGCCAAGTTTGTCAAAATTGGCAAATTATggacaaaattcaaaaaaaggaccaaaatgcaaaacaagaagaaacccCATGGCCAATTTAAAATTGAagctaagagtttttttttcaccctcatacttttccttttcttatcctACAATCCCTGtatttttataatctcaattttgatccaaaaaatcatttcttttgCATTTCAGTCCAAAGCTAGAGAAagtcatctaaaaaaaatgaggaaagagAAAGTTATTGGTTTGATCACTTTTCAGTGataaaaatcaatgtttttggtGTCAAATAAAAGGGGATTAAtaacaatggttttttttttctttctctaaacattaatgaaaagaaaaattaggtttgatttagtttttatttatttattttttggtgttttaggGTTGTTATGTCATTTATAAAAgggttttgaagtgtttttaggtgaaaataacttgaaaaattagatttttggcTAAAAAACACTCCCTCGATTTTTCAACCACAAGTGGTGGCCATATTCTGAGTCTCCATAGGTGACATGTTGTCTacttctttttctctcaaaaaataaaaggttttgtttaaaataaagataGGCATAAATAATGACCAATCATATCATCTATACGGTTGAGTGGTTAAACTagtgaattttaaatttgttgatattCTCTATTGTCTATTGTCTATATttgcctattttttattttttattttggcaaaGTGGTTTGAATCCTGCTATGCAAAAAGAGGGTGTCCAttcattttgtttgtgtttcaaatttgatcttcattattttgatttttatttttttttgccttaggttcttttttaaaattgatttttttttcaatttcatccttcgatattaaattggttaggaATTGGACTTTGTGATTTCTTACGATTGGAtgatcctgatctcatgacttggatcACAGGTTTGAGATGTTAACCCGGATTgaaatcaatcttttttatatccttttattcaatgattttacttttcaatGTCATCATTCTCCCTTTTGTGTGTGGtataatcatatatttatagGTGAATaaatttctttggtttgaaggcaaaacaaaacaagatcaACTAttgaatttcaagaataaatctCTACCATtcatttgaatatttgataACTTGgagacaaaacaaagaaaaatggatccttggattaaaaaaataggctGCTTGGTGAgagggtttttaatttttaaattggtcCTCTCCCATCCACAATTATAATTagatcactaaaaattaaatgcattttttcttcttctttctcttttattttaaattctttggaAAAGACGTCAAAAACGATGCAAAAAcatcaagaacatattttttgggtttttttttgttatttttggtttttctcaaaatgttttcaaaaatagGATAACAAATTGAGTAGCAACAGATGCCTCTCTTCATAACGCTTATGAAATAAAATCTCATTAAGGTTTTGCATAGTGagcttgtaaataaaaaaatatttgcttgACTTGTTGGGTGATCCACCAATCCAAAGAAGAAAATGATCTCATTATCATGGGTGACCTGTCCTCTTTTGAAATTCAATAAACCAgtttattttcacgggcgacctgtccattttaaaattcaaacactagtctattttcatgggtgacctgcccattcAAAAATTGGTCTACTTACACGAGTGACTTGCCCCTTTTGACATTCAAAGattagtctattttcacggCCGACCtgtccattttaaaattaaaaaactagtctattttcacgggtgacTTGTCCTTTTTAAATCCCAAAAAGAACTTCAGCAAACGTCCATACTTCCCTAAAATCAGTTTATTTTAACGGGCGACCCgcccattttaaaattaaaaaactgatctattttcacgggcaacCTGCTCTTTTTAAATCCCAGAAAGAACTTCAGCAAGCATTCATACTTTCCTGAAATTGatctattttcatgggtgacCCACccgttttaaattaaaaaaactgatctattttcatgggtgacttgccgtttttaaatttcaaaaagaactTCCATGCTATTCTAAAATTGATCTATTTTCACGAGTGGCCTACTcatgttgaaatttaaaaattgatctaTTTTTACGGACGACCTGCCCATTCAAAAACTGGTTTGTTTTCATGGGCAACCTGcttattttgaaattcaaaaactagtctattttcacCCGCGACATGCCCTTTTCAAATTCCATAAAGAACTTCAGCAAACGTTTATGCTTCcctaaaattggttttttttttcactggcAACTTGcctattttaaaattcaaaaactggtCTATTTTCTTGAGTGACCTTTTCGTTCAAAAACTGGTCAATTTTCACGAGCAACCTGCCTCTTTTGACATTTAAAGATTGGCCTATTTTCACGGGCAACCTGTCcttttttaaattccaaaaggAACTTCAGCAAACGTTCATTCTTCCctgaaattggtttattttcatgAGCGACCCGCcctttttaaattctaaaaattagtCTATTTTTACGGCTGACTTGCCCTTCAACAAGAACTATAATTAAACTGTTTACAACTTGGTTATTTTGAAATCCCAATATGGCAATTCCCTTTTAACAAAACTGGGATGTTGCCTTCATTTGGGTTaacttgaaatctcaatctagagacccTTTTAACCAGAACTGTGGTTTTTGTGTTCTGCTCAGTCAATCTAAGATCTCATCTAacgatcccctttaactagaactaaAATGTTGCATTCATGTCGGTCAACCTGAGATACCAATCTGACGAtctcttttaaccaaaaccaaaatctttgtCTTCAGATCAGTCAACCTGAGATATCAATCTGGCAAtcccttttaaccagaaccaaaatgttGTCTCAGTAGGGTTAACATGTAATCCTTATCTCAAcaatcccctttaactagaacttTTTAAGGGTgtctataattattttgattgtagaATTGAAAATTGAGATTTCTGATGACAAGGTTCTCAAAACTCAAATTCTTGATGATaggttttttcttgttcttcttgatGACAAggtttgaaatttattattttcttgagaattttctaatagtatggttcttctcatttttcttcatgattGCAGGGTTTAAAAACTAGGATTCTCGATGACAGGGTTAAAAACTTGGTGCTTCCTGATTGTAAGGTTGACCTGATGCTTCCCGATCATGAGGTTTgaaaacttggtgcttcttgTTTGCAGGGTTAATCTTCTCATTTCCTTGCTATCAtagctcaatgattctttctttgtgaactcaaattcatcaaaatcttgcctgatttcattgatgatttttttttaataattcaaaaacatttatgcaATGCTTTGGGGTTACATTGCATACATGCATCCTTATCTGGTTTGAAATATACCCCCTCTTTGATGCTTTATCATCATAGGGTGTCTTTGTTTGTTATCCACAACTTTCTAagtttttctaattcacttGCTCATCCGAGTCTACCGTATGCTAGTTCTTCACTCAAATGTAAGTGTAATGCCCATTCTAGGTTGTTCGCGATGATTACTATTCTTATTGTTTGTCAAGTCTGATTATGTCCCTAAGTGTGATGTTGTTTGACTCATCATAAAGgagtttaaaaaatcattaacttcTTGGATTCTCCCAAAACTGTCTTCTGATCAGTTGTGTACAGTCTGCCAACAATCATTTAGTGTCAACCTCCTTTTAGATTGTCAATCAAGCATAAAGTTGCTTTCAGTTGAACCATACTTTTCAAGTATATATTATTATCAACCTTCATGGAACTGTTAAGTCATTAAGACAAGCAACAAAGGCTCATTGTTGTATATTCAATGTTGCTGCAATCCCAAACCAAGGCTTAGTTAATCATGCCAACTTCATTCTATTTCTcaaattttaattgttcatttatatctttttaacattattgtgctttagaacatgtttgggaacgcggtgcaaaccgcgttcccaaaaaaattttaattttttttttgttaaaatttaatatggtttatacgttttggatcgttttgatgtgctgatgtcaaaaatgatttttaaaaaataaaaaaaatcatcggcatgcatttcagcacaaaaagttatttgaaaagcaaccgctatcaCACTGCCAAGCACCCTCTTAATACATATGGAATATAGCATAATGCTATGTTTGTACTTGTTTTTGAAATGGAGATTATTAATTAGGAGAAATTGTTAGCTTATGGGCTTAATAGAATGTGTTTAAGTGAGGAATAAATAACtggattgttttaattatgCAGAAATTGTGATTGCTACAAAAAGTACATCCCCTCGCTTCCTTTGCCAAAGGCTTCATAGAATTTGCTAAAGTGAAGATGGAACTAACAAAATCACTGCAGCGCATGGGCTCCTGCAAGCCTGTATCTCAGGCTATTAAAGCCCAGTTGTTTGGTCTTCCCTACATATCACCTTGATGATGATGTTCTCGTCATCGTGTGAGGAAGTAGAGAGCAGAGGCATGGagattttaaagattttgagCTTCCCGTATTCAGAAATCTGAAACATAGATAGCAGGTTGGAGTTAATCCACTCCCATCTCATGCCTTCATGTCAATATAGAAAACCGAAGAGGTGGATCTCTATaattcaaaggaaaatttgttACAATCCAATCAAATTCTCAGAACAGAAAATCTACAGCATCGTTTGCCTAGGAATCTAAGAATTGTGCTCCAAACTTTCCATATTTACAACCTATTCATATCTCCCAAGTGCTCTCACAGGAGCTCCCAAGATTGGCATTTGCATCATGAACTGATACCCTGATCATATTACTATTTGATGATCTTGAAACATCCATACACTCATGCAAGTCAGCATCACGGGCAATCAAAATCCATTCATGATCATCATCCAGATACTTGATGTCAAATGTACCCACCTCCAACCTCAGCCTCTTGGCCACTTCCTCTTTTAACTTCGCGATCCCAGAACTCAGAGAGATTCGGAACCTTATCATGTCTTCCCTATATGTTGCCTTTATGGTTACGCTATTCATTTCTTGCCTAGATGTTACATGCGGCATTGCGATCGAAAGAGCAGCAATCATTTGTGTGGGATTTATATCTGAACTTGGAGGATCTGTCCATTTAGATTCTGGAAATCGCTCATCCACAATAGCATCTGCCATGGCAGGACAAaggttgctcaaatctttcgaACTTCCAGTATCCTCTATTAGCATTCCACCAAATTGTTCTTGAGCTTCCGTTGCGAAAAAAGCATCAGGTATTGAGTAAGCAGCTGACAGATTTAGTTCCCTGGTTTGTTGAAGAACCAGTTCAGGTGACCCCCCTGCTTTAATGCATCGCTCATGGACAGGAGAAACAGATGGGTCCTTTGCAGGTGCACTTTCATTTTCTGGGCAACCTTGGCATGAGCCATGAGAAGTAGGAGTTCCTGCACTCTCACCCCTCGAACCACCCCTTGTTTTGGATCTGTTTGAGCCTGTACCTAACTCTGGTGAAAACCTATTTTGCACAGTGAGTTCCTCTAGACTCAATTTTCTACATCCTAGCAATTGATCTTCGAAACCAGCCTTTACATCGCTTCCTGGCGTTCTACAGGTGGGTGATCCATTCTTGTCACCATGATGTTCAGGGGATTTAGAGTTTGGTGAGTTCTGTTGATTTCTCCCATTCAAATTGGGAGGCCAAGAAATGGTACCAACAGCGACAGGAAGAGAACTTGTAGAAAATGCTCCTTCAGTGCCTTGGACTGATTCAATTACCCGCTTAAGCTTAGACAGGGAACGATTAACCTTCTTGATCTTGCGAGATGGCCAGCGAGATATCCCATGCTGCCTGCAAATGCGCTTCATTGTAGTAGGGCAAACTGTAAAGTGTAACACAAGAAATTATCTAagaaaaatccattttataaCATGCTATATCACAACATTAACCAGCTTTTATAAAGAAAGAGATCAGCATCTTTGCAATAACCACAAGAAAATTACAAGTGACAATTTATTCAAGTGCATAATCGTACCACCAAGGCTCTTTGCAGCATCTTTCAGACTTCCAGTAAAATATTGTTGGAGAACCTCTAGACTAATCATTTTCTCTGCCTTTCCACGTTTCCTCTCTTTTGGCTTTTTTGTCTCTTTCTCTGTAAGAGAAGCATGAGTTTGCCTGACATCTGCTTGAACAGCACTGCCTCCATTTTTTATGACATCCAAGTCCAAcattaattgtttcttttctgGATAAATTTGTACAATCGGTCCATTTAGCAACGCATTGTCATCTGGGGGAGATTTTGTAGATTGGGGTATCTGAATGCATTCAAGTCTCAAATCAAGTCTCCCATTAGTAGAAACTTGAATCATCTCTACAAATCCTTCCTCCTCTTCAAGGTCCATCCCAGAAGCAACCTGGAGACTCTGGAAATCCTGCTTCATTATTGCCAATATGGAGCCTAACAAAGTCTTCCATTCACGACTGTCTGTGAAGCTAGGGGGCAGAAAAAATTCAAGGATGTAATCATCATCTCCAGTATAACTGCTCCGCAAGCAGATTGCAAAACAGCTGGTTAATCCAAACATGCGTGCATAATGTACTAGAGGATACTCAGTCTTGCAAAACTGGGTAATATCTGGGCAGAAGCATAGGTTGTGGGAAAAAAATGCCCTCCCAGCAACCCCTTGACCCTTTTGTAAGTGATGCTCAAGACAGGCCTCCCTAAAACCCCACATGTGAGCATCCACTACATAGAATGCCACATCAGTTGTGGACATGCAGACTTGCCCATTGCAACTGCCATCAAAGCTGGTACAGCTCTTCTTCAGACCACCGCCATAGGCCAGAACACTGCGATGCATGCATGGAACCCATGTCTGGGCCAAAGGCAATTTGTGAGTTTCACATACCATTGTCAATATCTCCAAAATTTCAGCCAGTGCATTTTGGCGACCTTCATTACAAATCTGGTTTAAAAGCAGTGCCAAGTATACATGTGTGAGAATAAAGGGGGAAGAAATGAGAGAAGAGGACAAGATTTATCTTGTTGTTCTCCAAATAATACCAgattttacataaaatatgTTAGTGCACCTCACCTGTGTGCTTGGAGGGTCCAATATCTCTGAACTTTTCAAATCTACTGCCTGCAGAACAACTGAAATTATGTGACTGGGAATCTCGATATGAAGTACTTGCCAAGGTGTACGTAATATGATCaaaataatcatatattaaaGTTTCCCATAGGAAATCCctctaaaaattaaaggatcaCCAAGCTCAATCAAGAAAGGAAATAGCATGTGATTAATATGCATATCAAAGGGAGATGAAACCTAACCTCAAGTGCCTTGCAGACTTTATCAACCTCGGGTGCATAGTTGATCTTCTGTGAAGTCATAATGAGTTCAACCACACCGACACAAGACTGTCCAGAAGGTTCGAAGACTGGCAAAGCCACGGTTCCCCGAACATTGTAGTGTAGAGCATGATCAAGCCGTGAATACTCCTTGCTGGAGTAATACTGAACATTGGGAGTCCATTCCGGTAATTTTTGTCTGAAAACACGGCCAGGTAGCCCAAGCTCTCCATCACTCTCTCCGTCCACAGAGAACTTATACATAAGAGAGACCATCCTATACTGATGAAGTCCATTACTATGAGGATCAATAACGAAGGGTTGCCCTGAAGTTGTCAACGCATATCGACCCCCATTCTTCACAGGTGCCCAAACCTGAGCTAGAATATGTTGTTCAGTTGATTCTTTGAAATGTCTCAGGGCCCGTGTCATTCTCTCTTTAATTATACAATACCCATCAGGGTTGTCAATAGGCATTAATCCCAAAAACGGAGAAGGAAGTTTACTGTTATCATCATTTTCCCCTTTGCTTTCAGTTACCGAATTTGGATTACCTGCATTAAGAAAATTTCCAAGTCAgcagtgaagaaaaaaaaacaaatgattcgCCATCCTGATAGTGGTCGATGAGCTGCAATAGTGTATATAGAAGACAAACTGCGAGAAATTAAATGATACAGTTAACTGGTGAAAGAGCAAGAGCAGCCTACTTAGACTTGCAAAATCCTCTGTGTGACCTCAAACTTCAAAGGATATAAATTTTGCCAAAAAGATAATGAGAAAGAACACCAAACTTGAACAAAGTCTCCAGATTTAAGGCAGTACTGAG is a window encoding:
- the LOC7477839 gene encoding protein NLP7 isoform X1 — translated: MPEPTEVGGGGESEGRKSMELDLDLDSSWPLDQISFISSNPMSTFLISSSNEQPCSPLWAFSDAADDRLLAAAAGGGQASSSFVGGLRLSDNPIVLTCRSRNPNSVTESKGENDDNSKLPSPFLGLMPIDNPDGYCIIKERMTRALRHFKESTEQHILAQVWAPVKNGGRYALTTSGQPFVIDPHSNGLHQYRMVSLMYKFSVDGESDGELGLPGRVFRQKLPEWTPNVQYYSSKEYSRLDHALHYNVRGTVALPVFEPSGQSCVGVVELIMTSQKINYAPEVDKVCKALEAVDLKSSEILDPPSTQICNEGRQNALAEILEILTMVCETHKLPLAQTWVPCMHRSVLAYGGGLKKSCTSFDGSCNGQVCMSTTDVAFYVVDAHMWGFREACLEHHLQKGQGVAGRAFFSHNLCFCPDITQFCKTEYPLVHYARMFGLTSCFAICLRSSYTGDDDYILEFFLPPSFTDSREWKTLLGSILAIMKQDFQSLQVASGMDLEEEEGFVEMIQVSTNGRLDLRLECIQIPQSTKSPPDDNALLNGPIVQIYPEKKQLMLDLDVIKNGGSAVQADVRQTHASLTEKETKKPKERKRGKAEKMISLEVLQQYFTGSLKDAAKSLGVCPTTMKRICRQHGISRWPSRKIKKVNRSLSKLKRVIESVQGTEGAFSTSSLPVAVGTISWPPNLNGRNQQNSPNSKSPEHHGDKNGSPTCRTPGSDVKAGFEDQLLGCRKLSLEELTVQNRFSPELGTGSNRSKTRGGSRGESAGTPTSHGSCQGCPENESAPAKDPSVSPVHERCIKAGGSPELVLQQTRELNLSAAYSIPDAFFATEAQEQFGGMLIEDTGSSKDLSNLCPAMADAIVDERFPESKWTDPPSSDINPTQMIAALSIAMPHVTSRQEMNSVTIKATYREDMIRFRISLSSGIAKLKEEVAKRLRLEVGTFDIKYLDDDHEWILIARDADLHECMDVSRSSNSNMIRVSVHDANANLGSSCESTWEI
- the LOC7477839 gene encoding protein NLP7 isoform X2; protein product: MPEPTEVGGGGESEGRKSMELDLDLDSSWPLDQISFISSNPMSTFLISSSNEQPCSPLWAFSDAADDRLLAAAAGGGQASSSFVGGLRLSDNPIVLTCNPNSVTESKGENDDNSKLPSPFLGLMPIDNPDGYCIIKERMTRALRHFKESTEQHILAQVWAPVKNGGRYALTTSGQPFVIDPHSNGLHQYRMVSLMYKFSVDGESDGELGLPGRVFRQKLPEWTPNVQYYSSKEYSRLDHALHYNVRGTVALPVFEPSGQSCVGVVELIMTSQKINYAPEVDKVCKALEAVDLKSSEILDPPSTQICNEGRQNALAEILEILTMVCETHKLPLAQTWVPCMHRSVLAYGGGLKKSCTSFDGSCNGQVCMSTTDVAFYVVDAHMWGFREACLEHHLQKGQGVAGRAFFSHNLCFCPDITQFCKTEYPLVHYARMFGLTSCFAICLRSSYTGDDDYILEFFLPPSFTDSREWKTLLGSILAIMKQDFQSLQVASGMDLEEEEGFVEMIQVSTNGRLDLRLECIQIPQSTKSPPDDNALLNGPIVQIYPEKKQLMLDLDVIKNGGSAVQADVRQTHASLTEKETKKPKERKRGKAEKMISLEVLQQYFTGSLKDAAKSLGVCPTTMKRICRQHGISRWPSRKIKKVNRSLSKLKRVIESVQGTEGAFSTSSLPVAVGTISWPPNLNGRNQQNSPNSKSPEHHGDKNGSPTCRTPGSDVKAGFEDQLLGCRKLSLEELTVQNRFSPELGTGSNRSKTRGGSRGESAGTPTSHGSCQGCPENESAPAKDPSVSPVHERCIKAGGSPELVLQQTRELNLSAAYSIPDAFFATEAQEQFGGMLIEDTGSSKDLSNLCPAMADAIVDERFPESKWTDPPSSDINPTQMIAALSIAMPHVTSRQEMNSVTIKATYREDMIRFRISLSSGIAKLKEEVAKRLRLEVGTFDIKYLDDDHEWILIARDADLHECMDVSRSSNSNMIRVSVHDANANLGSSCESTWEI
- the LOC7477839 gene encoding protein NLP7 isoform X3 — encoded protein: MPIDNPDGYCIIKERMTRALRHFKESTEQHILAQVWAPVKNGGRYALTTSGQPFVIDPHSNGLHQYRMVSLMYKFSVDGESDGELGLPGRVFRQKLPEWTPNVQYYSSKEYSRLDHALHYNVRGTVALPVFEPSGQSCVGVVELIMTSQKINYAPEVDKVCKALEAVDLKSSEILDPPSTQICNEGRQNALAEILEILTMVCETHKLPLAQTWVPCMHRSVLAYGGGLKKSCTSFDGSCNGQVCMSTTDVAFYVVDAHMWGFREACLEHHLQKGQGVAGRAFFSHNLCFCPDITQFCKTEYPLVHYARMFGLTSCFAICLRSSYTGDDDYILEFFLPPSFTDSREWKTLLGSILAIMKQDFQSLQVASGMDLEEEEGFVEMIQVSTNGRLDLRLECIQIPQSTKSPPDDNALLNGPIVQIYPEKKQLMLDLDVIKNGGSAVQADVRQTHASLTEKETKKPKERKRGKAEKMISLEVLQQYFTGSLKDAAKSLGVCPTTMKRICRQHGISRWPSRKIKKVNRSLSKLKRVIESVQGTEGAFSTSSLPVAVGTISWPPNLNGRNQQNSPNSKSPEHHGDKNGSPTCRTPGSDVKAGFEDQLLGCRKLSLEELTVQNRFSPELGTGSNRSKTRGGSRGESAGTPTSHGSCQGCPENESAPAKDPSVSPVHERCIKAGGSPELVLQQTRELNLSAAYSIPDAFFATEAQEQFGGMLIEDTGSSKDLSNLCPAMADAIVDERFPESKWTDPPSSDINPTQMIAALSIAMPHVTSRQEMNSVTIKATYREDMIRFRISLSSGIAKLKEEVAKRLRLEVGTFDIKYLDDDHEWILIARDADLHECMDVSRSSNSNMIRVSVHDANANLGSSCESTWEI